The Streptococcus equi subsp. equi nucleotide sequence GAAATAGCTGAATAGAGCCGTTCTTAGTGCGATAGGCCTTTAAGCCTTCAAAGGCTTGTTGCCCATAATGCAGAGCTGGTGCACTTTCTGAGATGTGCAGGGTAGCATCTTCTGTTAAGCGACCTGCGTCCCATTTGCCGTCCTTGTAATATGATACATAGCGAAATGGCAGCTTACGGTATTCAAAGCCTAAGTTTTCCCAATCAATAGCTGTTGTCATTATCCTACCTCTTTTCTTTTTGTATTCTTTTCTTCATTGTTTTGCATCTTTTTTCGATGAAAGACTCAGAGCCCTCACTGGTACAGCGAAAAAGCTTTGGCTAGATGAGCCTTGCAGCAGCGACCTCCTGATCTGAAATGCTCTCTGAAATAAAGGAGCCATTACTTGTCCTATCTGATAGAGACAGGCTATTGAGAGCAAGCTGGTATTGTTGACCAGTCTTACTAATAACCTCTAATTGCTGGTCACTAGCTGTGTCCTCTGAATCATGTGTAAATAAGTCAATGGTACCTGTTGTAGTATCTCCTTTTACCATTCCTGCCAAGAAAACTCTGTGTGGCTTGGTCTTTAATTCTCGTAACACCGGCAGACCTCTGTTAGCTCGGCTGGTCTGTGGAATATCAGCAATCGCCACTCGCTTTAGTGCTCCTCTTTGCGTCAGCACAAAGAAGGAATCAGCATTGACTGGGCAGGCAGAAACCAAGTAATCCTGAGCCTTTAGGTTAATTCCTTTAACTCCGGCAGCCTTTAGGCCCTGAATCGGTATTTCTTGGCTAGAAAACCGCAAGGCGTAGCCCTGCTGCGTCACCAAAAGAAGATCTTCCATGATAATTGGTGCTATTGCCACAATGCGATCATCTATGTCTTTTAGCTTGGCGTATTTAATTGATTTTGATTTGTAGGTTCGCCAAGGCGTCAGCTCCTTGCGCTCAAACCGTTTAATCAGTCCATGCTGTGTCACTGAGATATATAGTCCCTCTTCAAAGGACTGGATCAACTCAGCATATATCACCAGCTCATCAGCAGCAAAATTAGCAATAGCCTGTGATAAATGCTCCCCGATGTCCTTCCAGCGCAAGTCAGTCAGCTCATAGACCGGACGGTAAATAACATTACCTAAATTAGTAAAGAGTAACAGGTGGTCTGTTGTCTTAGCCTGCTTAACAAAGATCAGATGATCATCATCACGCTTACCAATTTCCTCAAGGCTTGAGGCGTGAAATGACCTAGGGCTTGTTCGCTTGATATAGCCTCCCTGAGTCACACTGACAAAGGTTTCTTCCTCCAAAATAAGACTAGCAGAATCAATTTCAATCGCTTGGCTTTCAGCCTGCAGCTCTGATAAACGCGGCCCTGCAAACTTTTTCTTGACCTCTCTTAGCTCACGCTTCATCACGTTATACATGGTTGCTTCATCACCAATAATGGCAGAGAGAGTTGTGATGAGCTCTCTTAGGTCATGTTCTTCCTGCTGGAGGGTAACAATATCTGTATTGGTCAGTCGATAAAGCTGTAAGGTTACGATAGCCTCTGCTTGTTCCTCTGAAAAATCATAGCTGACCTTTAGGTTTTCCTTGGCGTCAGCCTTATTGTCAGAAGCTCGGATCAGCGCGATAATCTCATCTAAAATAGATAAGACACGTATCAAGCCCTCAACAATATGCAATCTCTTTTCAGCCTTTTCCTTGTCAAACTGAGAGCGCTTGATAATAATACTTTTGCGGTGAGCGATATAGCTTGATAAGATTTTTTGCAATCCAACCTGACGAGGCGTAAAATGATCAATCGCAACCATATTAAAATTATAATTGACTTGAAGCTCGGTATACTTCAACAAATAATTCAAGATGGTTTGGCTGTCAGCGTCTTTTTTGAGCTCAATAGCAATGCGTAGCCCTGTACGGTCTGACTCATCACGCACCTCTGCTATGTCTGGAACCTTGTTATTAACCCGAACATCATCAATTTTTTTAACTAGGACAGCTTTATTGACCTCATAAGGAAGTTCGGTCACAATGATCTGCTGCTTGCCTCCCTTTAGATCCTCAATTTCAGTTCTGGAGCGAACAACAACGCGGCTCTTACCTGTTTCGTAGGCTTTTTTAATTTCGGCTGCTCCTTGGATAATACCACCTGTTGGAAAATCAGGACCCGGCAATAGCTCCATTAACTTATCCAGCTTGGCATTTGGGTGGTCAATCATATAAATAACAGCATCGATCACCTCTGACAAATTATGTGGTGGAATATCTGTAGCATAGCCTGCTGAGATCCCTGATGAGCCATTGACCAATAGATTTGGAAAGGCAGCTGGCAATACTGTTGGCTCTTTTTCGGTATCGTCAAAATTCCAAGCAAATGGCACTGTTTTTTTATCGATGTCCTGTAGCAGGTAACCAGCAATTTCAGATAATCTTGCCTCAGTGTACCGCATAGCTGCCGGTGGATCACCGTCCATCGAGCCGTTATTGCCATGCATTTCCACAAGAATTTCACGATTCTTCCAATCCTGACTCATGCGTACCATAGCGTCATAGATCGAAGAATCTCCATGCGGGTGGAAATTGCCCATGATATTACCAACAGACTTGGCTGACTTGCGGTAGCCCTTTTCAAAGGTATTACCGTCCTTATTCATAGAATAAAGAATGCGGCGCTGAACAGGCTTTAGACCATCTCGAATATCAGGAAGCGCTCGCTCCTGAATGATGTATTTGGAGTAGCGTCCAAAACGCTCTCCCATGATGTCCTCAAGGGACATGTTTTGAATATTACTCATAAGATACAAAGGGACGTTTCGCTTGCGAAATTTTTCCGTAAAAAATGCTGGAACTGACGACGTGTCCTTGGACACTAGGAGGTTACCGATTTTTCTAGGAAAAATAGTCCCGTGTTCAGTTAGTAAACTAGCTGAACATTCCTTTCTTTGTTTCTTTCAGAAAGATATCTCTTTCTTTAATTAGTTTTTTTTGAAAGTTCCTTTAGGTAGTGGGGACAGAAGCGAACCTACGGTTCCATTCCTAAATTTCGAGACTTCGGCTCGAAATTTCCCTCGAAGATAATCGTAAGCGATTATCTTCTTTTCACTACGGCAGGAGCTTTCAGAATGGGCTCGCTACGCTCCCCTATCGCTAGGATTAGCAGTTTCTAGGAAATCCATCCCACACCCAGCAAGAGACCTCTCACTGAGCTTTCCTTTCTGTTAGATTGTCTATTATATTCAAAAAATAGTATAAAGCTAGCCTATTTACAGCTAGCTGTCACTGATCACTCTTAACAGCTGATAAACCCTATCAGACCACTCGACCAAGCCTTCGCCTTTATAGTCTAGGTAATGAACCCTTGAGCGTAAGGCCTTTGGAATAATTGCTTCAAAGCGCTGCTGCCAGCTTTTAGGAATAATGCAAGCCTGCAATTCCTCCAAACTAAGCTCGTCTTTGATCTTGGCAGGGTGATAGCCATCAAAAACATAGCCTTTCATCTGACAAATATCAGAATAGCTATAGTGAAAGCTAACTCCGGGTACAAAATGCTCTCTTAAGTCCTTTTCATTTGGCATACGATTAAGCAATCTCTCCATAGCCAAGCGATAGCCTGAGGTCGTATTGGACCAGCCAAGCATCACATAATGAAAATAATCAGCAGGATCACCAGCAGCATTTCGATCACTCCTAGCCAACTCCTGTGCCGTTACCCCAAAAGCTCTTACAGCAGACAATAGCCTTCCTGTCTTAAAAATGCTTAGAGCAGCCGCTACAGTGCAGGTATGACTTAAATAAGGACAACAGACTGCCTCTCCATTGATGTTAAATGTTGAAGCCACCAATTTACAGCTAGGCCTAAAGAGATAGGCACAAGCATGTGCTTCAAGAAATTGATGAACCTCTTCAAGAAGCTTGCTGTCCTGACAGCTAATGTCTGTTTGACGATGATTCCATTTTTCGTAGGCACAAAAGGCTGCTAGCTTTTCCAGTTCCCAAGCCTTGATATTGGGATAATCTGTCAATGCAAAATAATAGGTGCCTCCCCACTGAAGACTGTAGCTTTGTTGACAAATATCTAGCTTCATCACTGTTACCTCAATGATTACAATCCTTGATAAATGAATGCTGAGCACATGAATAGCAATTTGATATGAGATATTTTAGAACCCTCCTTAGGAAAAATGCCTTAAAAAACCGTATTTTCCTCCAAGGTAAAGGTGACATTGTCCTCAATCCATTGACGGCGTGGGGCAGCCTTGTCTCCCATGAGGACTGAAACGCGTCGCTCTGCCCTAGCCAGGTCATCAATCGTCACTCGGATAAGGGTTCGTGTGTCAGGGTCCATCGTGGTTTCCCATAGCTGATCGGCATTCATCTCCCCAAGTCCCTTATAGCGTTGGAGACTTGCACCTTTACCAAATTCCTTGCGAAGATCCTCCAGCTCACCATCTGTCCAAGCATAGGAAACCTTCTCCGATTTGCCTTTACCCTTTGACATTTTATAAAGAGGAGGCAAGGCAATATAGACATGTCCTGCTTCAACCAGCGGCCGCATATAACGGTAGAAAAAGGTCAGCAGCAGGGTCTGAATATGAGCCCCATCCGTATCAGCATCGGTCATGATAATAATCTTGTCGTAATTAATATCATCAAGATTGAAATCAGCACCAACACCTGCGCCAATGGTATAAACCATTGTATTGATTTCCTCATTTTTGAGAATATCAGCCATCTTGGCCTTTTCTGTGTTCAAAACCTTACCACGTAAGGGGAGAATTGCCTGAAATTTACGATCCCTGCCCTGCTTAGCTGAGCCTCCAGCTGAGTCCCCCTCGACTAGGTACAGCTCGTTTTTCTTAGGATTTTTGGACTGGGCTGGAGTTAATTTCCCAGAAAGAAGCCCCTTGTCCTTTTTGTTTTTCTTACCATTTCGAGACTCATCACGCGCTCTTCTGGCTGCCTCACGCGCGTCTCTTGCCTTGATAGCCTTACGAATCAAATGACCTGCCAGCTCACCATTTTCAAGTAAAAAGAAGGTCAGCTTTTCTGATACAATGCTCTCAACGATCGGCCTTGCCAGTGGGCTTCCTAGCTTGTCCTTTGTTTGCCCTTCAAATTGCAAATGCTGCTCTGGTACAAGGATCGATAACACTGCAGACAAGCCCTCACGATAATCTGAGCCCTCCAAGTTTTTATCCTTTTCCTTTAGTAGGCTGGTTTTGCGGGCATAGTCATTCATGGCCTTTGTAATAGCTGATTTTAAGCCAGTTTCATGGCTGCCACCGTCCTTTGTCCTAACATTGTTAACAAAGGACAAAATGTTATCTGAAAACCCATCATTGTATTGCAAAGCGACCTCAACCTGAAAATCCTGCTCCTGCCCTTCCATGTAAATCACAGGAGTCAAGGTTTCCTTGTCCTCATTGAGATAGGCAACAAAATCCTGAACACCATTTTCATAATGAAATTCCTCAACGACCGGATCGTCACCTCGTAGATCAGTCAGGGTCATTTTAACCGTCTTTAGCAGAAAAGCAGATTCCTTTAGACGCTCTGCGATAGTATTCCACTTGAACTCAGTTGTCGAAAAAATCTTGTCATCAGGCATGAAAGTAACCCTTGTCCCTGATTTGCTTTTTGGAGCTGTAGCTATTTTTTCTAAGCCTGTCACTGGCCTACCGCCATTTTCAAAGCGCTGCTTGTAAACCGCTCCGTCTCTCGTGATTTCCACCTCTAGCCATGACGATAGGGCATTTACAACTGAAGAGCCCACACCATGCAGGCCTCCTGAGGTTTTATAGCCTCCTTGACCAAATTTACCACCTGCATGCAAGATGGTAAAGATGACCTGAACAGTTGGTATACCAAGGGCGTGCTGTCCGGTCGGCATGCCTCGTCCGCTGTCAGAAATGGTGGCAGAACCATCCTTGTTTAGCGTCACATCGATCTCATTTCCAAAGCCAGATAAGGCCTCGTCAACAGCATTGTCGACAATCTCCCAAATCAAATGGTGAAGTCCGGTTGCATCGGTTGATCCGATATACATCCCTGGTCTTTTACGAACTGCCTCTAAGCCCTCTAGGACCTGAATGGCATCATCATTATAATTTGTTATGCTTATTTCTTTCTTAGCCAAGTTGACCTCCAGACGTTTTCATCTTTTTTATCTTACAGGTTTTTTGAGAATTTTGCAAAATAATTTAAGATTTTTTCGTAATTCTTTGTAACTGCTTCCGCTTAAATCAATCATTATGATATAATGTATGTTATGAAATTGATCCTATTAATTCTTACAGCATATTTACTTGGCTCCATTCCAACAGGCTTATGGATTGGACAGTATTTCTATAACATCAACCTGCGTGAGCATGGCTCAGGTAATACCGGTACGACCAATACGTTTCGGATTCTTGGGCTAAAAGCTGGTGCTGCAACCTTATTGATTGATATTTTTAAGGGCACGCTTGCCACGCTTCTTCCGGTTTTGGTTGGCGCTAGCAATATCTCACCAATTACTATTGGCTTTTTTGCTGTCCTAGGGCATACCTTTCCTATTTTCGCTGGCTTCAAGGGAGGAAAGGCAGTCGCAACCAGTGCTGGTGTCTTGCTAGGCTTTGCCCCACTCTATCTCCTTTTTTTAGCGGCTGTGTTTGTGCTAACGCTTTATTTATTTAGCATGATTTCACTAGCTAGTCTAACAGCGTCTGTAGTAGCTGTGATTAGCGTTCTGACTTTTCCTGCCGCCCACTTTTTATTGCCTAGCTACGATTGGCTATTAACCATTACCATCGTTGTGCTAGCAGCAATCATTATCCTAAGGCATCAGGATAATATGAAGCGAATCAAGCAGCAATCTGAAAATCTCATTCCTTGGGGCTTGAACTTAAGCAAGCAGCAGCCCGCAAGCCATCACTAAATCAAAAAGCTGAGCATCAGTTACTATCAGATGCTCAGCTTTTTAAGTGTTGATTAGTTGTCTGCCTGATAAACAATTTGTCCCTTAGCAATGGTGTATTTCACAACTCCCTTTAGGGTTTCGCCAATAAAAGGTGAATTACTAGCCTTTGAAGCAAAGGCTTCTGTTACCAAACGCTCCTCCTTGTCAGCAAAAATAACAAGATCAGCAGGGCCAGACTCAGCCAAATAACCAGCATCAAAGCTATATAGTGAGGCTGGATTAATGGTCATTTTCTCTAATAACGCCATCAATGAAAGATGGCTCGGCTCCACAAGATTTGTCAGGCCTAATGACAATGAGGTTTCTAAGCCGGTCATTCCAGATGGTGCCTTGGTCAGATCAGCAACGGCCTTTTCATCACGATGATGTGGTGCATGATCCGTTGCAATAATAGCTATGACACCTGATTTGAGCCCCTCAATAACTGCTAATCTATCTTGTTCTGTTCTTAGAGGCGGATTCATCTTGGCATTTGCCCCTGCAAGCCGTAAAAGGTCTTCTGTTTTAGAAAAATGCTGCGGTGTTGCCTCGGCTGTGACCTTGGCACCTAACTGCTGAGCAAAGGCAACTACCTTAACAGACTCAGCCTTAGATAAATGTTGAATATGAACATGAGCTTGTCGATCATAGGCAATCATCACATCTCTGGCAATCATACTATATTCTGCCACACCAGTAGCGCCACAAAAATGAAAATGATCCTTAGCGATATGCTCATTGAAGCCAAGGACACCGTTTAATTGGGGATCCTCCTCATGCAGGGCAATGAAGGTCTTGTTGGCCTTAGCCAAATCCAATGCTTCCTTTAAGACCTTGGAGCTCTCTAAAGGAATGCCATCATCAGAAAAACTGACCGCACCAGCTGCTAAGAGCGCTTTAAAGTCTGTTAGCTCTTGGCCATTGAACCGCTTGGTCACACTAGCATTGGTATAAATGTTAATTTTTTCTTTAGCAGCACTTGCTAGAACAGCCTGTAAGGTTTCCGTATCTGATATAACAGGATTGGTGTTTGCCATCATGACTACTGTTGTCACCCCACCAGCAGCTGCTGCCAGAGCACCTGTATGAATGTCCTCCTTGTGCGTTTGACCCGGCTCTCTAAAATGAACATGAATATCCACTAAACCAGGAGCAACAACAAGTCCACTGGCATCGATCTGCTCTACCTCATCATGCTCAATGTCTGGAGCAATCCGTAAAATCCTTCCATTATCAATTAAGACATCTGCCACCTGATCTAGCTGTGATTTTGGATCCATCACACGCCCATTTTTAATTAATAACATGACCCCTCCTATGTCAAATCTACTTATCTGCTTATCAGGATAATCAAGCATAACCCTAGCAATTTCTGATTTATCTAGGCAGTGATTATTTGTTTTGCTTGACATATCGGACGTAACTGTCTTGATCCCTGATATCATCAATCTCTATTTAGCTAGGTATACCCAAGTCTCCAAAGCCGGATACTTTATTGGTAAATCGTCCTGCTTAGCCATAATAGCCTGCCTCAATGCCTAGCGCAGCCAGTCAATCTGTCCTAGGCCTTCTTTTTCTAAAATGGCGTTAGCTCTTGAAAAGGGCTTGCTGCCAAAAAAGCCACGATAGGCTGACAGAGGGCTAGGGTGAGGGCTTTCGATAACATGGTGAATCGGATTAGTAATCAAGGCCTTCTTTCTTCTCGCATAGGCTCCCCAGAGGATAAACACAACAGGCCTATCCTTAGCATTCAAGACCTTTATAACCGCATCGGTAAAGGGCTCCCAGATGAGACCTGCATGCCCATTGGCGCGTCCTTCTGGAACGGTCAAGCAGGCATTCAAGAGCAACACTCCCTGCTCAGCCCAGCTGCTAAGATCGTGATGATTCCTTACTCCAATATCTGCTGCTAATTCCTCCAAAATATTTTGCAAAGATGGCGGAGCAGGAATGGAGTCAGGCACTGAAAAGGAAAGTCCCTGAGCTTGAAGAGGGCCATGATAAGGGTCCTGCCCTAAAATAAGCACTCTTGTCTCTTCTAATGGCGTTACCTGTAAGGCCTTAAACACATTGTCTCTGGGCGGGTAAACCACTCCAGTCGCATAGACCTCATCTAAAAAGCGATTGATACGCCGATAATAATCCTTAGGTAACACTTGCTTAATCTCATCATGCCAAGCTGAATGTGTCATTAGATACCTCTCTAAAACGGTTTTCGTGGAATAATGAAGGCTTTGTCTGATTGTTCAAAGCCAAGCTTAGGGTAATAGGACATCGCCGAAGGTGCTGACAGCAATACAAGAGCAACAGCATCTCCAAGATCCTCTGAGATAAAAGACAGCAATTGCTTGCCTATCCCTTGACCCTGATATGCCTGATCAACTGCTAGGTCAGAAATATAGCAGACATAAGCATAGTCAGTAAGGGCTCTAGCAACACCAACTAACTTGTCACCTTCCCATGCTGTCCATAGATAATTGGAATGCTTTAGCATTTGCGATAATCTAGCCTCGTCCTTAGTCGGTCTTTTAATCCCTGAGGCTTCCAGCACTCGAGCAAAGGCCTGAGTTGAAATCATATGATTTTTCCGAAATACAATAGAGTCTGCCATATCCTACCTCCAACACTCTAGCCAGTCAGTTCTTGACAAAGCTAACTAACTGATTAGGCTACTTTAGTCTATCATATTTTTATCATAAAAACCCTAGAAATACAATATTTCTAGGGTAAATATTCGGTTTTTAAGAGAGTAAGCGCAGCCTCTTTTCTAAAAAGCCCTGACAGCGCTCCAGCAAAAAGGCAATCACCCAATAAATAAAGGCAACCAAGATATACATAGACATGTAATCCCACTCCCTGCCACCAATAATTTTAGCCTTTTGAAAAATATCAGGAACGGTAATCATAGCTGCCAAAGACGAACTTTTGACCATATCAATCACAACATTTCCTAAAGGCGGAATAGCAATACGAAAGGCCTGAGGCAGAATCACATGCTTGACAATGCTGACATAAGGCAGCCCCAAAGCCCTTGCTGCCTCCCATTGTCCCTGATCAATAGCATCAATCGAGGCACGAAAGACCTCAGAGATATAGGCTGCACTAACCAGTGAAAAGCCCAAATAGGCACATAACAAGGCAGACAGTTCTAAGCCATAATAGGGAAGCCCAAAATAAAGGACAAAGAGCACCACAATCATAGGAACGCCACGCATTATGGACACATAGCTCCTGACCAGATAATGACTAAAGTGACTAGTAGAACGCCTTAAAAAGGCTAAAAGCAAGCCCAGCAAAAGGCCTGTTAGAAAGCTTAAAAAAGAAATGCCTAAGGTATAGGGCAAACCTGACAAAACAAAGCCCAAGCTCTCTAGTATCAATCTAAGATTAAGCATCGCTTTAGAGCTCCTTTGTCTAAGGCACTAGTCCACATCACTGGCATCAATGACTGGAATTTTCTTGTCCTTACCAAAAGGAACTGTCAAATCCTGACCAGCATAGTATGTCTTTGAAATGGTTTTCAAGCTGCCATCTTGTTTCATGTCTTTGATGACCGCATCAATCTTTTTCTTAAGGGTGTCATCTTTTTTACTCATGATAATGCCCTGTGCTGTCGGATTATACAGCACATCACTCATTTTGACATTGAGGTTAGGATTTTGAGACTTCATGTAATCCACAAAAAGCTTTTGTGCAGGATAATCATTGGGAATAAAGTCTGTTCTGCCATTAGCAACATCGTTCAGGTAAACATCACCCGTCACATTATCATAAGTGACTAATTCAGCACCTTGCTTCTTGGCAACCTTCATGTATTCTGTACCAGAGGCGCCAGCTGCTTTTTTCCCTTTCCAATCGCTTAGGTCAGCCTTGCTTATGCCTGAGCTGCCATCAGCACGAACAATCATTCCCCCAACACCATACTTATAAGGCGTTGAGATGTTGTATTTTTTTTGCCGCTTGGCTGTAATGTCAAAATTATTGAGAGAAACATCAACACGACCGCTATCAACCGAAGTAAAAGCCTGATCATAGCCTGTTTCAATGAACTTCACCTTAAGATCAAGGCGTTTCCCAATTTCCTTCATCAGGTCAACCTCATAGCCGACCAATTCATTGGCATCATTATAGTACGATGTTGGCTGGTAGGTCGCAGGCGTAGCAACCTTTAAAACACCTTTATCTTTAATCTTTTCCCAGCTTGTTTTTTGAGCTGATGGCTGTGACCCACAGGCGGCTAACAGCAAGCTCGCCAAGCTAACAGAAAGTAAAGCAACTCCTTTTTTCATCAAGAACTCCTTTTTCATTATTAATGACAGTATAGCATTGACTAATCTTATAAGAGACTAGATATGCTCGATTTAACAAAAAAGCTAACCTATAATAGATTAGCTCTGTTTTATAATATTTAACCAGGTAGCTTTAACAATCCAGCCCGTTCAAACTGTCTAGCTATTCCCAGCAATAAGTCTTCTCGCCCTTTAGCAGCTATCAATTGAATGCCCATCGGCAATCCAGCAGACGTTTCATAGGTTGGTAAACTAAGAGCTGGTTGGCCTGTCAGATTTGCCAAAGCTGTGTAAGGGGTTATGAACAAGCTCTGCTCAAACATGGCTTCTACTAGCGCTAGGCGCTGACTGGAGGGGTAGCATTCCGCCTTAGCCAGCTTATCTATTAGCTCCTTGCTTGGCTGGAACTGTCCATGCTTTGGAGCAGGCGTATTGGCGGTAAAGGTCAGCAAAAGATCATACTGCTCATGAAAGCTTGCCATTTCAGCACTATAATGGTCCCAGCGCTGCAGCGCCTGAGAATAGACCGAAGCAAGAATATCCTTACCCGCTTGGTAGATAGCCCAGGTCATGACCTCCATATCTGCTTTGGTCACCTGACGACCAAGGGCTTCTTGGCTATCAGCAAACATAGCAGCTGTCTCAACACTAGTCATCAGGTAGTAATCCCTCATAACCTTTGGTATATCTAGAGGAAGCTTATCTAATCGCACAACCTCATGCCCCATCTCTTTTAGAAAATGACAGGCCTCGGTTAAAGCTGTCTGAGCATCTATAGAGGCGGTAGTTCCATCTATCATGTGATCATAAAGAGCAATCCTTAAGGGTCTGTCTAAAGGGTGAAAAAGCTCTTCTTTGGTTAATGGCACTAATGGAAAAGGGCTTTCTACCTGATAAACCTGCAAGTGATAAAGAAGACGACTTGTGTCTCGAATAGACCTCGTTAGAGCAAAATGAACAGACGCCCCCTGCCAGCCACGATAAGAGCCTGGCCCCACAGGCACTCTTCCTCTGCTTGGCTTTAAACCGATCAAGCCATTAAAGGAGGCAGGAATCCGAATGGATCCTCCTCCGTCACTAGCAGGAGCCAGCAAGGTGATTCCTGAGGACACAAGAGCTGCTGCCCCACCTGATGAACCACCAGCATTACGGCTCTTGTCCTGTGGCAGATTTACCGGACCATGTAAGCGACTATCACTAATATTTTTAAAGCCAAATTCAGGTGTATTGCTTCTTCCTAAAATAATAAAGCCCAGCTCCTCTAGTCGCTGCACAACATAATCCGTTTTTGAGGCACGATAATCCTTAAATAACACTGATCCTGCAGTGGCCAATTGGCCCTCCTGCTCCTGCCCTAAATCCTTTAGAAAAATAGGCACACCAGCAAATGGCTTTCCAGAAAAATCCCTTGCTGCTGCCTCAGCAAGAGCTTCTGAAAAACGCTCTGAGGTAATAGCATTCAACTCAGGATTGAGTGCTTGAGCCTTTTTAATTGTGTCTCTCACTAAGGCTGAGGGGCTCACCCTACCTTCTCGAACAGCCTGCGCCATTTCTGTTGCATCTTTAAAAATCATCAATTCCCTATCCTATCATCCATCAGCCTTGCTAGACCAACAAGCATGCCCTAACAATAGCTTTTTCTCTATATTTAATCATAAAACAGAGCAAGACGCCATTAAAATGAGCCACTAGACAGGCTACGACTTATTCATTAGGTATGATTAGCAAATGCGCTCAGAAAAAAAGGATTGAAGAGTCATACTCATAAGAGCCTACACCTTCAATCCTATAATCTGTTTCTTTATCACTTATCTAGTCGATGTTTTTAGCGCTGTCCAGTAGTAAGCAACCTCCTGATAGCCTTGGTGCTCATACATGGCGCGATTAGCTTCTTCTGAGATGAGAATGACCTTCTTATAGCCTTGACTGGCCTTACGCTGTAAGGCTGTACCGATACCACGACCACGATAGGCCTCATCTACACTGAAATCGTCCATTTCAATATAGTCGCCACATTCCCAAGCCGTAATATCTCCGATAATCTTCCCTTCCTTGATGGCTAAATAAATGGTTGAGCCGTTTGTCAATAGATTGGCTTCATTATCAGCCTTGCATTGATTGGCATAGGTTTCACCATAAGCCAAATTAGCCTGATATTTGTAAGCCAGATAGGCAGAAAAGCTTGTTTCTGAGAGCTGTTCAA carries:
- the parC gene encoding DNA topoisomerase IV subunit A, whose translation is MGERFGRYSKYIIQERALPDIRDGLKPVQRRILYSMNKDGNTFEKGYRKSAKSVGNIMGNFHPHGDSSIYDAMVRMSQDWKNREILVEMHGNNGSMDGDPPAAMRYTEARLSEIAGYLLQDIDKKTVPFAWNFDDTEKEPTVLPAAFPNLLVNGSSGISAGYATDIPPHNLSEVIDAVIYMIDHPNAKLDKLMELLPGPDFPTGGIIQGAAEIKKAYETGKSRVVVRSRTEIEDLKGGKQQIIVTELPYEVNKAVLVKKIDDVRVNNKVPDIAEVRDESDRTGLRIAIELKKDADSQTILNYLLKYTELQVNYNFNMVAIDHFTPRQVGLQKILSSYIAHRKSIIIKRSQFDKEKAEKRLHIVEGLIRVLSILDEIIALIRASDNKADAKENLKVSYDFSEEQAEAIVTLQLYRLTNTDIVTLQQEEHDLRELITTLSAIIGDEATMYNVMKRELREVKKKFAGPRLSELQAESQAIEIDSASLILEEETFVSVTQGGYIKRTSPRSFHASSLEEIGKRDDDHLIFVKQAKTTDHLLLFTNLGNVIYRPVYELTDLRWKDIGEHLSQAIANFAADELVIYAELIQSFEEGLYISVTQHGLIKRFERKELTPWRTYKSKSIKYAKLKDIDDRIVAIAPIIMEDLLLVTQQGYALRFSSQEIPIQGLKAAGVKGINLKAQDYLVSACPVNADSFFVLTQRGALKRVAIADIPQTSRANRGLPVLRELKTKPHRVFLAGMVKGDTTTGTIDLFTHDSEDTASDQQLEVISKTGQQYQLALNSLSLSDRTSNGSFISESISDQEVAAARLI
- a CDS encoding phosphate ABC transporter ATPase, whose translation is MKLDICQQSYSLQWGGTYYFALTDYPNIKAWELEKLAAFCAYEKWNHRQTDISCQDSKLLEEVHQFLEAHACAYLFRPSCKLVASTFNINGEAVCCPYLSHTCTVAAALSIFKTGRLLSAVRAFGVTAQELARSDRNAAGDPADYFHYVMLGWSNTTSGYRLAMERLLNRMPNEKDLREHFVPGVSFHYSYSDICQMKGYVFDGYHPAKIKDELSLEELQACIIPKSWQQRFEAIIPKALRSRVHYLDYKGEGLVEWSDRVYQLLRVISDS
- the parE gene encoding DNA topoisomerase IV subunit B — encoded protein: MAKKEISITNYNDDAIQVLEGLEAVRKRPGMYIGSTDATGLHHLIWEIVDNAVDEALSGFGNEIDVTLNKDGSATISDSGRGMPTGQHALGIPTVQVIFTILHAGGKFGQGGYKTSGGLHGVGSSVVNALSSWLEVEITRDGAVYKQRFENGGRPVTGLEKIATAPKSKSGTRVTFMPDDKIFSTTEFKWNTIAERLKESAFLLKTVKMTLTDLRGDDPVVEEFHYENGVQDFVAYLNEDKETLTPVIYMEGQEQDFQVEVALQYNDGFSDNILSFVNNVRTKDGGSHETGLKSAITKAMNDYARKTSLLKEKDKNLEGSDYREGLSAVLSILVPEQHLQFEGQTKDKLGSPLARPIVESIVSEKLTFFLLENGELAGHLIRKAIKARDAREAARRARDESRNGKKNKKDKGLLSGKLTPAQSKNPKKNELYLVEGDSAGGSAKQGRDRKFQAILPLRGKVLNTEKAKMADILKNEEINTMVYTIGAGVGADFNLDDINYDKIIIMTDADTDGAHIQTLLLTFFYRYMRPLVEAGHVYIALPPLYKMSKGKGKSEKVSYAWTDGELEDLRKEFGKGASLQRYKGLGEMNADQLWETTMDPDTRTLIRVTIDDLARAERRVSVLMGDKAAPRRQWIEDNVTFTLEENTVF
- the plsY gene encoding putative glycerol-3-phosphate acyltransferase PlsY, producing the protein MYVMKLILLILTAYLLGSIPTGLWIGQYFYNINLREHGSGNTGTTNTFRILGLKAGAATLLIDIFKGTLATLLPVLVGASNISPITIGFFAVLGHTFPIFAGFKGGKAVATSAGVLLGFAPLYLLFLAAVFVLTLYLFSMISLASLTASVVAVISVLTFPAAHFLLPSYDWLLTITIVVLAAIIILRHQDNMKRIKQQSENLIPWGLNLSKQQPASHH
- the pyrC gene encoding dihydroorotase; the encoded protein is MLLIKNGRVMDPKSQLDQVADVLIDNGRILRIAPDIEHDEVEQIDASGLVVAPGLVDIHVHFREPGQTHKEDIHTGALAAAAGGVTTVVMMANTNPVISDTETLQAVLASAAKEKINIYTNASVTKRFNGQELTDFKALLAAGAVSFSDDGIPLESSKVLKEALDLAKANKTFIALHEEDPQLNGVLGFNEHIAKDHFHFCGATGVAEYSMIARDVMIAYDRQAHVHIQHLSKAESVKVVAFAQQLGAKVTAEATPQHFSKTEDLLRLAGANAKMNPPLRTEQDRLAVIEGLKSGVIAIIATDHAPHHRDEKAVADLTKAPSGMTGLETSLSLGLTNLVEPSHLSLMALLEKMTINPASLYSFDAGYLAESGPADLVIFADKEERLVTEAFASKASNSPFIGETLKGVVKYTIAKGQIVYQADN